The Salvia splendens isolate huo1 chromosome 21, SspV2, whole genome shotgun sequence genome includes a window with the following:
- the LOC121783801 gene encoding serine/threonine/tyrosine-protein kinase HT1-like, which yields MAASCFNPFRLRKSKSNKPLSIPSTSRNQLRIESDNMERKRFDSLESWSMILESENVETWEASNEEREEWTADLSQLFIGNKFASGAHSRIYRGIYKQRAVAVKMVRIPTHKEETRALLEQQFKSEVALLSRLYHPNIVQFIAACKKPPVYCIITEYMSQGTLRMYLNKKEPYSLSVETILRLALDISRGMDYLHSQGVIHRDLKSNNLLLNDEMRVKVADFGTSCLETQCREAKGNMGTYRWMAPEMIKEKPYTRKVDVYSFGIVLWELTTALLPFQGMTPVQAAFAVAEKNERPPLAASCQPAIAHLIKRCWAVNPSKRPDFSEIVCALEKYDECVKEGLPLTLHSGLVSKNAIIECLKGCVSMNSSSVPVHA from the exons atggCAGCTTCGTGTTTCAATCCGTTCCGGCTGCGAAAAAGCAAGAGCAACAAGCCTCTATCGATCCCTTCAACCTCAAGAAACCAGCTGCGAATCGAATCAGACAACATGGAGAGGAAGAGATTCGACAGCTTGGAATCGTGGTCGATGATTCTGGAGTCGGAGAATGTGGAGACGTGGGAGGCGTCCAACGAGGAACGAGAGGAGTGGACCGCAGATCTCTCCCAGTTGTTCATAGGGAACAAGTTTGCTTCTGGGGCCCACAGCAGAATCTACCGAGGAATCTACAAGCAGAGAGCTGTGGCGGTTAAGATGGTTAGGATTCCTACTCACAAGGAGGAGACTCGAGCTCTCCTCGAGCAGCAGTTCAAGAGCGAGGTTGCCCTCCTCTCCCGTCTCTACCATCCTAACATCGTGCAG TTTATTGCTGCGTGCAAAAAGCCGCCGGTATATTGCATCATCACAGAGTACATGTCACAAGGGACTCTGAGGATGTATCTGAACAAGAAGGAGCCATATTCCCTCTCAGTCGAGACGATTCTGAGATTAGCCCTCGACATATCGAGAGGGATGGATTATCTTCACTCGCAGGGTGTCATACATAGAGATCTCAAGTCCAACAACTTGCTTTTGAATGATGAGATGCGCGTTAAGGTTGCTGATTTCGGGACATCCTGTTTGGAGACGCAGTGCAGGGAGGCCAAGGGGAATATGGGGACTTATCGTTGGATGGCGCCTGAGATGATCAAGGAGAAGCCTTACACGCGCAAGGTTGATGTATATAGCTTCGGGATTGTGCTGTGGGAGCTCACTACGGCTTTGCTCCCGTTCCAGGGGATGACGCCCGTGCAGGCTGCCTTTGCTGTGGCTGAGAAG AACGAGAGGCCGCCATTGGCAGCAAGCTGCCAGCCAGCAATTGCGCACCTCATAAAACGATGTTGGGCCGTCAACCCCTCCAAGCGGCCGGATTTTAGTGAGATAGTGTGCGCGTTGGAGAAGTACGACGAATGTGTGAAAGAGGGGCTTCCTCTGACTCTTCACTCGGGGTTAGTGAGCAAAAACGCCATTATCGAATGCTTGAAAGGATGTGTATCCATGAACTCATCATCCGTACCTGTACATGCCTGA
- the LOC121783800 gene encoding ankyrin repeat-containing protein At5g02620-like: MEETLIKSDEKKLYDAAIEGNASLFQKLLQKNPFLLNKISFSSTHKSPLHIATYQRNLSIVQQIMDKSPELAEELDSQKSSPLHIAAAKGYVEIASILLAEAPKMCWSRDCRGMNPVHVAAMNGRVDVVERLVEEDGFAAMERLDRGETVLHLCVKHRQLGALKALVEKLGEFVCEEDDAGDTVLHLAVRFRQVETIQYLVENTIIHKKSKNLKGQTPLKILKQSITQPGSEETTQKIKEILKIRSTNQSSQSPPVEWLTKKRDSIMVVAILIATMAFQAAVSPAGGVWQDDTPPHRAGEAVMAYNNPETYKNFIRSNTVAFVTSLSTILLLISGLPFKYRFFMWALMAIMWVSVTAVGVTYAASIMVVTPGFDRKSLSQVIKTGISVWSGVMVVLLAGNILRLLLRWLRRVGVGFWTSERCFRKSGEV; this comes from the exons ATGGAAGAAACGCTCATTAAATCAGATGAGAAGAAGCTATATGATGCAGCAATAGAAGGCAATGCATCACTATTTCAAAAACTCCTCCAAAAAAATCCATTTCTTCTCAACAAAATCTCATTTTCAAGCACTCACAAATCTCCTCTACACATAGCAACATACCAAAGAAATCTCAGCATCGTGCAACAAATCATGGACAAAAGCCCCGAGCTAGCTGAGGAATTAGACTCCCAAAAATCGTCGCCTCTTCACATAGCAGCAGCGAAAGGGTACGTAGAAATCGCCTCAATATTGCTAGCAGAGGCGCCAAAGATGTGCTGGTCGCGTGACTGCCGCGGCATGAACCCTGTCCACGTGGCAGCCATGAATGGCCGTGTCGATGTCGTGGAGAGGCTTGTTGAGGAGGATGGTTTTGCTGCTATGGAGAGGCTGGATCGCGGGGAGACGGTGCTGCATCTGTGCGTGAAACATCGTCAGCTAGGGGCGTTGAAGGCTTTGGTTGAGAAGTTGGGTGAGTTTGTGTGTGAAGAGGATGATGCTGGAGACACTGTCTTGCATTTGGCTGTTAGATTCAGACAAGTTGAG ACGATTCAATACTTGGTGGAGAACACTATAATCCACAAGAAATCAAAGAATTTGAAAGGGCAAACGCCACTCAAAATCCTAAAACAGAGCATTACCCAGCCAGGATCAGAAGAAACAACCCAAAAAATCAAGGAAATTCTCAAAATACGATCCACCAACCAATCCTCCCAATCCCCACCAGTGGAGTGGCTAACCAAGAAGCGCGACTCCATAATGGTGGTGGCGATCCTGATCGCCACCATGGCCTTCCAGGCAGCCGTCAGCCCCGCAGGCGGCGTGTGGCAAGACGACACGCCGCCTCACAGGGCGGGGGAGGCCGTGATGGCCTACAATAACCCCGAGACATACAAGAACTTCATACGCTCCAACACAGTGGCTTTCGTGACGTCACTGAGCACCATCCTGTTGCTGATCAGTGGCCTGCCGTTCAAGTACAGATTCTTCATGTGGGCCCTGATGGCGATCATGTGGGTGTCGGTGACGGCCGTGGGAGTGACGTATGCGGCTTCGATCATGGTGGTGACTCCTGGATTTGATCGGAAGTCGCTCAGCCAAGTGATCAAGACCGGGATCAGTGTTTGGAGTGGTGTGATGGTGGTTTTGTTGGCCGGGAATATTCTTCGGCTGCTTCTCCGGTGGCTGAGGCGGGTCGGAGTGGGATTCTGGACGTCGGAGAGATGTTTTCGGAAGTCTGGTGAAGTTTAG
- the LOC121783803 gene encoding uncharacterized protein LOC121783803, giving the protein MEGVGARLGRSSTRYGGPAAVFTGPVRKWEKKWVHAPPNSNSHHHTASNGTANGSNGSSHVQFYKWTPIPSSQLKDGSNNDSNGGDNGNAEPKNSSKGDDAAVEEPPKKRFKYIPIVVLEEQKVESSEQMEDENKPDEGNSDAIETMSRGDEKPDMNDTPMDENQASESSREERQDLNESTLDLSLGLNAHDGENESNDQN; this is encoded by the exons ATGGAGGGCGTAGGGGCCAGGTTAGGCCGATCTTCCACCCGTTACGGCGGTCCCGCTGCGGTCTTTACAGGCCCGGTTCGTAAGTGGGAAAAGAAGTGGGTTCACGCGCCGCCCAATTCCAACAGCCACCATCACACGGCGTCCAATGGAACTGCCAATGGAAGCAACGGCTCCTCCCACGTGCAGTTTTATAAGTGGACGCCCATCCCTTCCAGCCAATTGAAAGACGGTAGCAACAATGATAGCAACGGCGGTGATAATGGTAATGCTGAACCTAAAAATTCGAGTAAGGGCGACGATGCTGCGGTGGAGGAGCCTCCGAAGAAACGATTCAAGTATATTCCG ATTGTTGTGCTTGAAGAACAAAAAGTTGAATCCTCGGAGCAGATGGAGGATGAAAATAAGCCAGATGAGGGTAACTCAGATGCAATAGAGACAATGTCCAGAGGTGATGAAAAACCTGACATGAATGATACACCGATGGATGAAAACCAG GCTTCAGAGAGCAGTCGTGAGGAACGGCAAGATCTGAACGAAAGCACCTTGGATTTGAGTCTAGGGCTGAATGCTCATGATGGTGAAAATGAGTCCAACGATCAAAACTGA